The genomic region ACAGTACATCGGTGACAACGTTCAAAAAGCGTTTGATGTACAAGAAGTAGTCGAGACCTGTAGTGGCGCTAGTGCACTTAAGTCAAAGCTATTGTTTGTTGCAACAGGTCAAAGTGCCTTGTCTGGTATGGCAAACCTCCAACGTTTAATGGGTCGTTTCCAAGTTCCTGTGCAGTTGGAAGATACAGATGTAGACGCAGTAATTCGTAAAGTCATCCTTCAAAAGAAAGCTTCAGCAGAAAATGCAGTTAAAACGGTCGTCGATGACAACTTAGGTGAGATTTCTCGTCATCTACGTGGTAGCACCATTGAGCACAATAAAGATGATGAGAAGTGGATGGTGCCAGACTATCCGCTACTTCCAGTTCGCCGCCGTTTTTGGGAGCGTATCTTACCAGCGCTAGATAAAACGGGTACAGGTTCTCAACTGCGTAACCAACTCCGTGTTGTGCATGAAGCATTAAAGACAACGGCAGACAAAGAGCTGGGCTACGTTGTTCCCGCTGACTTTCTTTATGATCAGATTTCAACGAATCTACTGCAAACAGGTGTGATCTCTAAAGATATCTACGAAACCATCAGCCGTAAGCGTGGTGGTGATGCTGATGCGCAACTGCAAGGTCGTTTACTCTCTCTAATCTTACTGATTAGTAAGCTACCAGCAGAGATGGAGTACGGCATTTATGCAACAGTAGATACGTTATCTGATTTGCTATTAGAGGATCTACAAAACGATAAATACAAGCTTCGCCCACTTGTGCCAAAGATGCTGCAACAGCTTGAAGATGAACACCTCATCATGGCTCGTGAAACTGACAAGGGGCGAGAGTTCAGTTTACAAACGGTAGAAAGCCAAGCTTGGTATGACGAGTTTCGCCGCCAAGAAAACGATCTTATGGGTAACCCTCAGACGTTAGAGGCGTACCGTACAAAAGAAATCCAGCGTTATATTACTAAGCAAGTGGCTCAAGCTCGAATTACTCAGGGTGAAGTAGCAGAGCCACGAGTGATCAACGTGTCCTTTGACTCAGAGTTGCCAAGTGAAGCTACAAAACGGATTTATGCCTGGGCACCAGAGCAAACCGAGAAGCAATTTAACGACCTTTCTCGTGGCGCTGATCCAGATGGTGCCACCATCTTCGTTTATGTGCCAACTCTCCACCGTAGTGAGCTTAAGAATGCCATTGTTGCGCTTAAAGCAGCAGAGAACACGCTAGAGGTTCGTGGCCGAGCAACAACAGAAGCGGGTAAAGACGCCTTACAGGCAATGGAAACGCGCTTAAGTGAAGCCGAACGTGCCAAGAAAGGCTATTTGAGCGATATCTTCTCACAGATACAAGTCCGTTTGGCTGGTGGTCAAGAAGTTGAAGGCGAAACTCTTGCAGAGCAAATCCAAAATGCAGGTGCTTTAGCGTGTCAGCGTTTGTACAACAAATTCAAAATGGCAGACAGCCGTGGCTGGGCTAAAGTCTTTGATCAAGCAAGCAAGCTTGCAGACCCAAATGCGCTTGAAGCGGTAGGCTTCAACGGAGAAGCGAATCAACAACCCGTGTGTGCAGAGATCTATCGCTTTATTGGAACAATGAAAACGGGTAAGGAGATCCGAGATCATTTTTATGATGCGCCATACGGTTGGGGTAAAGATGTTGTAGATGGTGCGTTATATGCAATGTTAGCAGCGGGAGTGCTACGAGGGTCAGATGTGCAAGAGCGTGCGATTGATGCTAAAAGCCTAGATCGTAGTTCAGTAACGCAAACTAAGTTCCGACCAGAAAACGTAACGCTATCTAAAGTACAACTTATTAAAGTTCGTGGTGTGGTTTCTACCTTGCTTGAAGA from Vibrio gigantis harbors:
- the brxC gene encoding BREX system P-loop protein BrxC — encoded protein: MLNREIFVNDPVSSRLANNGVAQVKDDLSKGALDTLEYELRTFVCDGAYAKGMDSILSNYLSAFKTNNEQPGVWISGFFGSGKSHLAKMLRTLWTNQTLNNGSDARSIADLPEHIAKHFDELSSIAAGNGGLHAASGTLGAGAGDKVRMAFLGIIFKSAGLPEQYHLARFVMWLKAEGVFEQVKSFVEAKAKVKEGVDPWTKELKNLHVSPIMHDAVLQAIPGIGADLKEVREMLRAQYKIVDDVTNDEMVSAIVDAISNDGELPLTLVVLDEVQQYIGDNVQKAFDVQEVVETCSGASALKSKLLFVATGQSALSGMANLQRLMGRFQVPVQLEDTDVDAVIRKVILQKKASAENAVKTVVDDNLGEISRHLRGSTIEHNKDDEKWMVPDYPLLPVRRRFWERILPALDKTGTGSQLRNQLRVVHEALKTTADKELGYVVPADFLYDQISTNLLQTGVISKDIYETISRKRGGDADAQLQGRLLSLILLISKLPAEMEYGIYATVDTLSDLLLEDLQNDKYKLRPLVPKMLQQLEDEHLIMARETDKGREFSLQTVESQAWYDEFRRQENDLMGNPQTLEAYRTKEIQRYITKQVAQARITQGEVAEPRVINVSFDSELPSEATKRIYAWAPEQTEKQFNDLSRGADPDGATIFVYVPTLHRSELKNAIVALKAAENTLEVRGRATTEAGKDALQAMETRLSEAERAKKGYLSDIFSQIQVRLAGGQEVEGETLAEQIQNAGALACQRLYNKFKMADSRGWAKVFDQASKLADPNALEAVGFNGEANQQPVCAEIYRFIGTMKTGKEIRDHFYDAPYGWGKDVVDGALYAMLAAGVLRGSDVQERAIDAKSLDRSSVTQTKFRPENVTLSKVQLIKVRGVVSTLLEEACNTGEEATKLPFAIINAKNVARSAGGDAPLPMAPSTALLSELEMYSGNDQLQKAFDNKDQLISDFQQWKEQAHKAERRMKLWKKLTQAMEYCYPLAIYKELQQEQQALITNRSLLSEPCPVKPLLDKATNELRTALTAHRERYEEEHRACMSDLLADENWQKLDEAKRNEFLNKRSLDVIPAINIADEDSVFNSLDETSFDRWNDKVALLPGIFDAVLKDAISELQPKTKYCKLNKPLLETEDDLQKWLAEIERELRSELENGPVVPQ